The Flavobacterium jumunjinense genome includes a region encoding these proteins:
- a CDS encoding sulfite exporter TauE/SafE family protein has product MEIIAYIGAVCIGIILGLTGGGGSLLTVPILVYILHINPIIATAYSLFIVGSTSMVGAFQSYRNGLVDFNNGILFAIPSFIGVYLTRRFIIPTLPDIIFSLESYILTKETFLMLLFAIIMFFSAFAMLKKTNENSKEKKATIGVLIFQTFFIGIVIGLVGAGGGFLIIPSLVIFAKLPMKKAIGTSLFIIAINSSIGFIGDVQNHTIDWFFLFSFASVSIIGIFIGIYLNKFINEKHLKKGFTYFVFLMATVILVKELL; this is encoded by the coding sequence ATGGAAATCATTGCCTACATAGGAGCTGTTTGCATAGGAATAATATTAGGCCTTACTGGTGGTGGTGGTTCATTATTAACTGTTCCAATATTGGTCTATATATTACATATTAATCCAATTATTGCAACGGCATATTCCTTGTTTATTGTAGGTTCTACTTCTATGGTGGGTGCTTTTCAAAGCTACAGAAATGGTTTGGTCGATTTTAACAATGGTATTTTGTTTGCAATCCCTTCGTTTATTGGTGTTTATTTAACAAGACGATTCATTATTCCTACCTTACCTGATATTATCTTCTCATTAGAAAGTTATATTTTAACGAAAGAGACATTTCTAATGTTGCTTTTTGCAATCATAATGTTTTTTTCGGCTTTTGCTATGTTGAAAAAGACCAACGAGAATTCAAAAGAAAAAAAAGCAACAATAGGTGTGTTAATTTTTCAAACTTTTTTTATTGGAATAGTAATTGGACTTGTAGGCGCTGGTGGTGGTTTTTTAATTATTCCGTCATTAGTTATATTTGCTAAATTACCTATGAAAAAAGCAATAGGGACATCTCTTTTCATTATTGCAATTAATTCTTCTATTGGATTTATTGGAGATGTTCAAAATCACACAATAGATTGGTTTTTCCTATTCTCTTTTGCTTCCGTTTCTATTATTGGAATCTTCATCGGAATTTATCTTAATAAATTTATAAATGAAAAACATCTAAAAAAAGGATTCACCTACTTTGTGTTCCTAATGGCTACTGTAATTTTAGTTAAAGAATTGTTGTAA
- a CDS encoding SIMPL domain-containing protein: MKNYLSILFGFIIINVQSQMSGNQVYGKNDYDTNRTKNSTITINDNHLTLNVKVLLNKKADSFSIVLGTNEEAETVAVCNTQINQRINGFIKELLKNNIKKEAIYVDFISQTKVYDYNVENNTAEQFQKGFEIKKNIIISSKNVYEIENIITLASKYEIYDVIKVDYSNNDVLSIHGELFEEAFKIAEQKKETYVKAFKKRIIGTPNATEDFSVIFPNTQYKKYEAFENSEIETYTRNRNQNFIKKLARKNTTYYYDSPSTSDFDKVINNAQSEVGIQYVLNISITYKIDTSL, encoded by the coding sequence ATGAAAAATTATTTATCAATTTTATTTGGATTCATTATTATAAATGTACAATCTCAAATGAGCGGAAATCAAGTGTATGGCAAAAATGATTATGATACGAATCGAACAAAAAATAGTACTATTACAATTAACGACAATCATTTAACACTCAATGTAAAAGTGCTTCTCAATAAGAAAGCTGATTCTTTTTCAATTGTTTTAGGTACAAATGAAGAAGCAGAAACAGTAGCCGTTTGTAACACACAAATTAACCAAAGGATTAATGGTTTCATAAAAGAATTATTAAAAAACAACATTAAAAAAGAAGCTATTTATGTTGATTTTATTTCACAAACCAAAGTATATGATTATAATGTTGAAAATAATACTGCTGAACAATTTCAAAAAGGATTCGAAATAAAGAAGAACATCATTATATCGAGTAAAAATGTATACGAAATTGAAAATATAATTACACTTGCTTCAAAATATGAAATTTACGATGTTATAAAAGTAGATTATTCTAATAATGATGTTCTATCAATTCATGGTGAACTGTTTGAAGAAGCATTTAAAATTGCTGAACAGAAAAAAGAAACTTATGTGAAAGCATTTAAAAAGAGAATAATTGGTACTCCAAATGCTACTGAAGATTTTTCGGTTATCTTTCCAAATACTCAGTATAAAAAATATGAAGCCTTTGAAAATTCTGAAATTGAGACATATACTAGAAATCGTAATCAAAATTTCATAAAAAAGCTAGCACGAAAAAATACTACATATTATTACGATAGTCCTTCAACTTCTGATTTTGACAAAGTAATCAACAATGCCCAATCGGAAGTTGGAATACAATATGTACTAAACATTAGTATTACATACAAAATTGATACCTCGCTATAA
- a CDS encoding Crp/Fnr family transcriptional regulator, whose product MNELLNEAYGYIFEEDLLLEIENVAIYKEFKAEDNLIEIGDYIKSMPLLLHGAIKILREDENGDELLLYFLERGDTCAMTLTCCMGQSKSKIRAIAENNVQLFMIPVEKMEEWLTKYKTWRNFVFESYNIRLNEMLEAIDTLAFMNLDERLYKYLTDKAKVIGKTEILNTHQQIAQDMHTSRVVISRLLKSLELQGKIKLHRNKIEILEF is encoded by the coding sequence ATGAACGAGTTATTAAACGAAGCCTACGGATATATTTTTGAAGAAGATTTACTTCTCGAAATTGAGAATGTAGCAATATATAAAGAATTCAAGGCCGAAGACAATTTAATTGAAATTGGAGATTATATAAAATCGATGCCATTATTGCTTCATGGAGCTATAAAAATTTTAAGAGAAGATGAAAATGGCGATGAATTATTACTCTATTTCTTAGAAAGAGGTGATACATGTGCTATGACTTTAACATGCTGTATGGGACAATCTAAAAGTAAGATTAGAGCTATAGCCGAAAATAACGTGCAATTATTTATGATTCCAGTTGAAAAGATGGAAGAATGGTTAACAAAATATAAAACTTGGAGAAACTTTGTTTTTGAAAGTTATAATATACGGCTGAACGAAATGCTGGAAGCAATAGATACTTTAGCTTTCATGAATTTAGACGAGAGATTATATAAATACCTAACTGACAAAGCAAAAGTGATTGGGAAAACTGAAATACTCAACACACATCAACAAATTGCACAAGACATGCATACTTCTAGAGTAGTTATTTCTAGACTTTTAAAAAGTTTAGAGTTGCAAGGAAAAATAAAACTACACCGAAACAAAATTGAAATCTTAGAATTTTAA